A region of bacterium DNA encodes the following proteins:
- a CDS encoding ATP-binding cassette domain-containing protein — protein sequence MSERLLTVEGLVAGYAAPVVGPVSFHVDAGEIVGVAGPNGAGKSTLLGALAGTARVFGGTATTAPGVRVEVQRQRPVRPAEAPIAARDVLRLTHAKPSEAPETLRPLLRTRIDRLSGGQFQLLSVWACLGSPARLVYLDEPTNNMDAATVDALAAALTAARDARGVVVVSHEADFLARVADRVVEVGR from the coding sequence ATGAGCGAGCGCCTTCTGACGGTGGAGGGGCTCGTCGCCGGCTACGCCGCGCCGGTCGTCGGGCCGGTCTCGTTCCACGTGGACGCCGGGGAGATCGTCGGCGTCGCCGGGCCGAACGGCGCGGGGAAGTCGACGCTCCTCGGCGCGCTCGCCGGAACGGCGCGCGTCTTCGGCGGCACGGCGACGACCGCGCCGGGGGTGCGCGTCGAGGTGCAGCGGCAGCGGCCGGTGCGCCCGGCCGAGGCGCCGATCGCGGCGCGCGACGTGCTGCGCCTGACGCACGCCAAGCCGTCGGAGGCGCCGGAGACGCTGCGCCCCCTGCTGCGGACGCGGATCGACCGGCTCTCCGGCGGGCAGTTCCAGCTGCTCAGCGTCTGGGCCTGCCTCGGCTCGCCGGCGCGCCTCGTCTACCTCGACGAGCCGACGAACAACATGGACGCGGCGACGGTGGACGCGCTCGCCGCGGCGCTGACCGCGGCGCGCGACGCCCGCGGCGTCGTCGTCGTCAGCCACGAGGCCGACTTCCTCGCCCGCGTCGCCGACCGCGTGGTGGAGGTGGGGCGATGA